The Amycolatopsis coloradensis sequence GCGCGGCCGCACGGCGCGGTGCTCGGCTTCGTACCCGGCGTGCCCGGGATGCACGATGTCGACGACTATCCCGACGCGACGACCGAGCCAGGTCTGGTGATCTACCGGTACGACGCGCCCTTGTGTTTCGCCAACGCCGACGACTTCCGGCGACGAGCCCTCGCCGCCCTGGACGGCGAAAAGCGGGTCGAGTGGTTCGTCCTCAACGCCGAAGCCAATGTCGAACTCGACATCACGGCGGCCGACGCCGTACGCGGGATCTGCGACGAGCTGCGCCGCCGCGGGATCACGTTCGCGCTCGCCAGGGTGAAACAGGAGTTGCGCGAAGATCTCGAGGCCGCAGGCCTGCTTCGGCTCATTGGTTCCGGCTCGCTGTACCCGACGCTGCCCAGCGTCGTCGACGCGTTCCGTGGGAGGAGGAAGGAACATGCCGAACCCCGATGAGCGCATGTGGTCCGACGGCGAGATCGAGGTACTGGCGCGGGCGGTCATCCGAGCGCCCTCTGTGCACAACATCCAGCCGTGGTCGCTGGCCCTGCCCGATATGCGCGCGGAACTGAGCGAACGGACCGACCTGCCCCTTCCCGAGCACGACCCGACCGGTCGCGACCGGCTCATCTCCTGCGGAGCGGCCTTGGAGAACCTCGTGCTGGCCGTCCGGGTGCTGGGGTGGTCCACCGAGGTGGAGATAGCCGCGGGGCGTGGGCCTCTGGTCGCCGTCGTGACCACCTCGGGCCGCGAGCCGCCGTCCGACCGTGAGCTGCACGCGTATGCCGCCATCTCGCGGAGGCGGAGTCATCGCCGCCCGTTCGCCGCGATCCCGATCGCGTCGTCGATGCTCACGCCGGTCATCGGTCAGTTGCCGGATGGAGTCGGCTGCCGGGTTCTGCGCGCTGGTGACAAAGACACCCTCGCGGTACTGCTCGAACAGGCTTCCCAAACGATTCAGAGCCGTGACGACCTCCAGCGAGAGCTTGAGGAATGGACAGGGGACTGGCGGTCCGACAGTGTCGGTGACGGCTTGATCCGGCCTGGCTACGACAAGGCGGGCCTTCCGTGGGCGGGACTGGTCCGCCGGACGAGTCTGATCCCGGACGTCCGGTCCCTCGCGCGCAGGCTCGATGCGGAAAGCATCTTGATCTTCTTCGCGAAGGAAGATGATCGTGCCGGCCACCTCACAACGGGAGTGGCCATGCAGCGCTCGTGGCTCGCGGCCGTCGACGGAGGGTTGGCCGCGTCGGTGCTGACCCAGCCGCTGCACGAGGAATCCGTCCGCGAGCGGATGACCGCGGAACTGAAGCTACCTGGACACCCCCAGCTCATCATGCGGCTCGGCTATCCGGACGGACAGGTTCGGCACGCCGCCCGCCGCCGACTCGGTGAGGTGGTGCGGCATCCGGACGATCATCCTGCTTTCTGACGGCCGCGTCTCTTGGCAGGATCGGCGGCTAGTGAAACGCTGGAGCGGTTCGGGCGATTGAGAGTCGTCACAGTTTGCCGATCCGGGAGGAGCAACCGAATGTCGTCGGAGCGAGGTTCGGCCGACGAGGCGCCACCGAGCGCGGCGGTCTTGACCGGGTTACGGCTCGACGAACTGCTGCACGAGGTCCAAGAGCGGCTGTCGGAGATCGTCAAGACCCGAGATCGGCTCCAAGGCCTGCTCGACGCGGTCCTGGCCGTGGCCACCGGGCTGGAACTCGACTCGACCCTGCAGAGAATCGTGCAGGCGGCGGTCGAGCTGGTCGACGCCCGGTACGGCGCGCTCGGCGTGCTCGGTGACGAAGACGGGCTTTCGGAGTTCGTCTACGTGGGCATCGATGCCGAAACGAGGTCTCATATGGGGCATCTGCCCGAAGGCCGGGGCTTGCTCGGGCTGCTCATCCACGAGCCGCACCCCGTCCGGGTGCCCGACCTGACCGCGCACCACGCTTCGGTGGGCTTCCCTGCGAACCATCCCCCGATGCACAGCTTCCTGGGCGTACCGGTGCGTGTCCGGGACGAGGTCTTCGGCAATCTCTATCTGACCGAGAAGCGGGGAGCCGCCGAGTTCACCGCCGACGACGAGGTCGTTCTGCAGGCCTTGGCCGCGGCCGCCGGTGTCGCCATCGACAACGCCCGGTTGTTCGAACGGTCACGGACGCGCGAACGGTGGCTCGAAGCGGTCGCGGAGGTCAACGGTGAGCTCCTCGGGGGTGCTTCGGTCACCGACACGCTGAACCTGATCGCCGCCAGGGTTCGTGAACTTTCCGGGGCCAACGAGGTGTTGATCCTGCTGGCCGGAGGTGCCGGGCAGGCCTTGACCGTGAGCGTCGTCGCGGGGGAGCGGGCGAACGCCCTCGCGGGATCTTCGATGACGGGAGGGCACCCCGCGATAGACGAGGTGTTCGAATCCGGCCAGCCCAGTCTCATCCCTGACCTGGGTACGGTCCCCACTGGGCAGGCCGAGCCTGTTTTCGACGGTCTCGGACCGGCCGCCGTGATTCCGTTGAACAGCACTTCCGGCGTCGGAGGGGTGCTCGTCGCGGGGAGGGACAAAGGCGCTTCGCAGTACAAGGCCGATCAGATTCCCATGCTGTCGTCGTTCGCCGATCAGGCCGCGGTCGCGCTGGAGTTCGGTGAGAAACAGCGTAATCAGCGGCTTTTGGACGTTCTCGCCGATCGGGACAGGATCGCTCAGGACCTGCACGACCACGTCATCCAGCGGATGTTCGCGACCGGGATGAGCCTGCAGAGCATCGTGCCCCGGGTACCCGACACGTTCGCGCGGGACAGGGTGACACAGGCGGTGGAACAACTGGATCGGACGGTCCGCGAGATCAGGACGTCCATCTTCGATCTGCACACCTCGGGCTCGGACGCCTCGAAGAGCCTGCGCCGCCGGCTGCTCGACGCCGTCACGGAATTGACGACCGAGAGCACGCTCACTCCTTCGGTCCGGATCGCCGGGGCTGTGGACACGCTCGTGCCGCAGACGCTGCACGAACATGCCGAGGCGGTGGTCCGTGAGGCGCTGAGCAACGCGGTCCGTCATTCCGGCGCCGATGAGATCACGATCAGCGTCGAGGCCGACCGTGAGCTGATCATCGAGGTCACCGACAACGGCATCGGCATCCCCCAAGCGGGCAGGCGAAGCGGATTGGCGAACCTCGCCGACCGAGCGACGAAGTGTGGCGGCGAAGCCGAGTTCGGAGACCGTGACGGTGGCGGCGCTCGGGTGCTTTGGCGCGTTCCGCTGACCTAGCGGTCACCGAATACCGGGGACGTCGCCGCGGTCCGTTTGAGTTCGGTCGCGAGGACCGCGGCCTGCGTCCGGCGCTGAATGCCGAGCTTGGCCAGGATCCGGGAGACGTAGTTCTTCACGGTCTTTTCGGCGAGGAACATCCGCTCACCGATCTCTCGGTTGGTCAGGCCTTCGCCGATCAGATCGAACACCGTTCGTTCCTGCTCGGACAAGGTGGAGGTCGGATCGTTCTGGTCGCGCTCGCGCCGGATGCGGTTCATCAGCGCGGCGGTGGTCCGGCTGTCGAGAAGCGAGCCGCCGCCCGCGATGGTTCGGATCGCCGAGACGAGATCGTTCCCGAGGACCTGCTTGAGGACGAATCCCGACGCGCCGGCCATGATGGCGGTGAAGAGCGCCTCGTCGTCGGCGTACGAGGTGAGCATCAGGCACCGCAGCTCCGGCTCGGTGGACAGCAGATCGCGGCAGAGTTCTATGCCGGTTCCGTCGGGGAGTCGCACGTCGAGCACGGCGATGTCCGCATCGCTTTGCGGGATGCGGGCGAGTGCTTCGGAGACGGACGCGGCTTCGCCGGCGATTTCGATGTCAGGCTCGTTCCCGAGCAGATCCGCCAGCCCTCGCCGGACAATCTCGTGGTCGTCCACGAGGAACACCTTGGTCGCCATCTCGTCCCTCCTGCGGGGTCCCTGCGTCTCGACCGACGGTACCCGTGCACTTCGGCTGATACAGCCACCTAGACGTCCCAACGAACCGGGACCTTGGGCCCTAGCGGGACCGCACCCGGGTATTTGGTCCCGGCGATCGGTGCCCTCGGTACCTGCTCCATCCTCGTGGGACAGGTGCACCGTGGAACCCGATCGAGGGACGACTGAGGACGGGACACATGGCAAACGGGTGGACGAGGGCCGAGACCGAGGTACTGGCGAGGACGTTGCTGCGGGCGCCCTCCGTGCACAACATCCAGCCGTGGCGGCTGGAGCTCGACGGACACCGGCTTCTCCTGCGTGAGCGCCGCGACCTGGCACTGCCCGAACACGACACCCGAGGCCGTGACCGGCTCATCTCGTGCGGTGCCGCCCTCGCCAATGTGGAGCTGGCGGTCCGGGTTCTCGGCTACGACCTGATCACGCGGATGTTCCCGGAGGACGGCGAGCCGGACATCGTCGCCGCGATCGAGACCACGGGGCGTTCGGCGCCGTCCGATGTCGACCTGCACCGGTACTCGGCGATCGCCCGGCGAGGAAGCTACCGGCACCCCTTCTCCGGCCGACGAGTCTCGCGAGCGGAAATCGGTGACTTGATCGCCGCCGCGAACGAAAGCGGGGTCGAAGCCAGGCTGATCCACGACGAGCTGGAACTCTCCCGGGTCGCGGATCTGCTCGAATTCGCCGCCGAGACGTATCAGCACGATCTGGCGTACCAGCGCGAACTGGCCCTGTGGACGATCCACGACGAGCAGTTTCACCGCCATGGCGTCGGGCTGGCCGCGAGCACGCTTCCCGCCGGATCGCTTCCCTGGGCGGGACTGGTCCGGCCAGGGACGGCTCTCCCCGATCGCCGAGTTCTTCAGCGTCGCCTCGCCGGTGAGACCTTGCTGGTCTTCCTCACCGTCGATGATGGCCGGTACGACCACCTGCACGCGGGACACGCGCTCCAGGACACCTGGCTTGAAGCGGTCGACGACGGTCTGGCCGGTTCGGTGCTGACCCAGCCGTTGCACCTGCCCGAAGTCCGTTCCGCGTTGACCGAGGATCTGGAGCTTCCCGGGTTTCCGCAGGCCGTCATGCGCTTCGGCTATCCCACCGGGCTCGTGCCGTCGAGCCCGCGCCGTGCCGTCGACGAAATCCTCGGGAACGGATTCTGAGCTCCTCACGAGAAAGGCGTCATCGTGACCATCGCGCTGACCTTCCATGGCGGAGCCGGAACCGTCACCGGCAGCAAGTACCTGCTGGAAACGCCCCGTTCCCGTGTCCTGGTCGACTGCGGGCTCTTCCAGGGACTCGCCGATCTGCGCCGCCGGAACTGGGCACCGCTGCCGCGTGCCTTGACCGACATCGACGCCGTGGTGATCACCCACGCCCATCTGGACCACTGCGGGTACCTGCCGGTCCTGGTGCGATCGGGCTGGCGCGGACCGGTGTACGCGACACCGGGCACCGCGG is a genomic window containing:
- a CDS encoding Acg family FMN-binding oxidoreductase, whose protein sequence is MPNPDERMWSDGEIEVLARAVIRAPSVHNIQPWSLALPDMRAELSERTDLPLPEHDPTGRDRLISCGAALENLVLAVRVLGWSTEVEIAAGRGPLVAVVTTSGREPPSDRELHAYAAISRRRSHRRPFAAIPIASSMLTPVIGQLPDGVGCRVLRAGDKDTLAVLLEQASQTIQSRDDLQRELEEWTGDWRSDSVGDGLIRPGYDKAGLPWAGLVRRTSLIPDVRSLARRLDAESILIFFAKEDDRAGHLTTGVAMQRSWLAAVDGGLAASVLTQPLHEESVRERMTAELKLPGHPQLIMRLGYPDGQVRHAARRRLGEVVRHPDDHPAF
- a CDS encoding GAF domain-containing protein, whose product is MSSERGSADEAPPSAAVLTGLRLDELLHEVQERLSEIVKTRDRLQGLLDAVLAVATGLELDSTLQRIVQAAVELVDARYGALGVLGDEDGLSEFVYVGIDAETRSHMGHLPEGRGLLGLLIHEPHPVRVPDLTAHHASVGFPANHPPMHSFLGVPVRVRDEVFGNLYLTEKRGAAEFTADDEVVLQALAAAAGVAIDNARLFERSRTRERWLEAVAEVNGELLGGASVTDTLNLIAARVRELSGANEVLILLAGGAGQALTVSVVAGERANALAGSSMTGGHPAIDEVFESGQPSLIPDLGTVPTGQAEPVFDGLGPAAVIPLNSTSGVGGVLVAGRDKGASQYKADQIPMLSSFADQAAVALEFGEKQRNQRLLDVLADRDRIAQDLHDHVIQRMFATGMSLQSIVPRVPDTFARDRVTQAVEQLDRTVREIRTSIFDLHTSGSDASKSLRRRLLDAVTELTTESTLTPSVRIAGAVDTLVPQTLHEHAEAVVREALSNAVRHSGADEITISVEADRELIIEVTDNGIGIPQAGRRSGLANLADRATKCGGEAEFGDRDGGGARVLWRVPLT
- a CDS encoding response regulator transcription factor codes for the protein MATKVFLVDDHEIVRRGLADLLGNEPDIEIAGEAASVSEALARIPQSDADIAVLDVRLPDGTGIELCRDLLSTEPELRCLMLTSYADDEALFTAIMAGASGFVLKQVLGNDLVSAIRTIAGGGSLLDSRTTAALMNRIRRERDQNDPTSTLSEQERTVFDLIGEGLTNREIGERMFLAEKTVKNYVSRILAKLGIQRRTQAAVLATELKRTAATSPVFGDR
- a CDS encoding Acg family FMN-binding oxidoreductase, whose product is MANGWTRAETEVLARTLLRAPSVHNIQPWRLELDGHRLLLRERRDLALPEHDTRGRDRLISCGAALANVELAVRVLGYDLITRMFPEDGEPDIVAAIETTGRSAPSDVDLHRYSAIARRGSYRHPFSGRRVSRAEIGDLIAAANESGVEARLIHDELELSRVADLLEFAAETYQHDLAYQRELALWTIHDEQFHRHGVGLAASTLPAGSLPWAGLVRPGTALPDRRVLQRRLAGETLLVFLTVDDGRYDHLHAGHALQDTWLEAVDDGLAGSVLTQPLHLPEVRSALTEDLELPGFPQAVMRFGYPTGLVPSSPRRAVDEILGNGF